In the genome of Montipora foliosa isolate CH-2021 chromosome 3, ASM3666993v2, whole genome shotgun sequence, one region contains:
- the LOC137996738 gene encoding uncharacterized protein, giving the protein MLNLVTVRMMVTRIFLLLCLFQVTLTQVSVNSNMKSFSYAIKNGWITSNVEKTLYEHDTGEPGVITEQWFTGSTMNQDSRIRIYIDGELEANLDFDLFLAHGLGFTEKQDIENIPWGTRRIAHTANGGIYNTIRIPFSRSFRVTATTQSTGFFWYIVRGVENYPVVLGDLILPSNTRLRLYKNENFLLTPLEFLPLADIKSSAGALFMVTMVAESSNLVFLEGCMRAYIDGSNKTTWLSSGTEDFFLSAFYFNEGLYHLPNAGLTFLDRHGRVSAYKFFDNDPLLFTKSFELWWRCSDMTIDKDIHGCPNTWPDPTPPRDREFFTKYAAFKDKLYSKGAALHKDNLDSKLHFSGKEELSSEEIITLKQKIAKEGPVGNIPMAPATVTTYTWVYEW; this is encoded by the coding sequence ATGCTGAACTTGGTAACTGTCAGAATGATGGTGACACGAATTTTCCTTCTTCTGTGTCTTTTTCAAGTGACATTAACACAGGTTTCTGTTAATTCAAACATGAAGTCGTTCTCCTATGCCATAAAGAATGGTTGGATAACATCCAACGTAGAGAAAACTCTTTACGAACACGACACTGGCGAACCTGGTGTCATAACGGAGCAGTGGTTCACAGGGTCGACGATGAATCAAGACAGCAGAATAAGAATCTACATTGACGGTGAATTGGAGGCAAATCTTGATTTCGACCTGTTCCTCGCTCATGGATTAGGATTTACTGAGAAACAAGACATAGAGAACATACCGTGGGGAACTAGACGAATTGCTCACACCGCTAATGGCGGAATATACAACACAATTCGCATCCCGTTTAGCAGATCATTCCGAGTTACTGCTACCACACAGAGCACTGGTTTCTTTTGGTACATCGTCCGAGGAGTGGAGAATTATCCTGTAGTCTTAGGCGATCTTATTTTACCCTCAAACACAAGATTAAGGCTCTATAAAAACGAGAACTTCCTCTTGACACCATTGGAGTTCCTTCCATTGGCGGACATCAAGAGCTCAGCGGGAGCATTATTTATGGTGACAATGGTTGCAGAAAGCTCGAATCTTGTATTTCTTGAGGGCTGCATGCGAGCATATATCGACGGCAGCAACAAAACAACTTGGCTTTCCTCTGGTACGGAGGATTTCTTCCTGTCTGCATTTTACTTCAACGAGGGATTGTATCACCTTCCAAATGCCGGCTTGACTTTCCTTGACAGGCACGGACGTGTTAGTGCATACAAGTTTTTCGACAACGACCCATTGTTGTTTACAAAATCCTTCGAGCTTTGGTGGAGATGCAGTGACATGACCATTGACAAAGACATACATGGTTGTCCCAACACTTGGCCAGATCCTACACCTCCAAGAGATAGGGAGTTTTTCACAAAATATGCTGCATTCAAAGATAAGCTCTACAGTAAAGGAGCAGCTCTGCACAAAGATAATCTTGACAGCAAACTGCATTTTTCTGGGAAAGAAGAGTTGTCCTCTGAGGAGATAATCACACTGAAGCAAAAGATTGCAAAGGAAGGTCCTGTAGGCAATATTCCAATGGCACCCGCAACAGTAACCACATACACATGGGTGTATGAATGGTGA